A genome region from Natronobeatus ordinarius includes the following:
- a CDS encoding alpha,alpha-trehalose-phosphate synthase (UDP-forming) has protein sequence MPHNEDRESPTSDGGDGRTGPADDVGPTGADSFVVVSNRQPYRHEYESSADDSSVTGGGPASGDASTAGGSSMITRATDARTISVDRPTGGLTAGLDPVLQRAGGTWIAWGDGAADREVTDDDGCVRVPPETEDYTLKRVWLSEEAVDAYYRGFSNRVLWPLCHEFPGVVESRPGDLECYRSVNKEFADAVVERVDEDAVVWLQDYHFGLAPAMIRAAVPDTVTIAQFWHIPWPSADVFQHCPARDELLEGLLGNDLLGFHVDRYCEAFLECVERFVPGANVDWGRRAVRYGGSETRLVAEPMGVDAAAYDRTCRSVDVDRWESFRTQHDIPAGNAIGLGVDRLDYTKGIPERLAAVERLFERSPEWRGEFTFVQKSTPSRTEIPAYEGHGEYVRNEVERINDRFGTDDWQPIVYTEEYLDHEALCALYRRADVMIVSPLVDGMNLVAQEYAASCVDGDGALLLSHTVGSHDLLGDSAYTIDPRRREAFSETLETALSAPSYERAQRLTDLRERVFENDLESWMDAQFDELSRLHGSSVIAGRPDGRPQRR, from the coding sequence ATGCCTCACAACGAGGATCGAGAATCACCGACGAGCGACGGTGGCGACGGACGAACGGGACCGGCTGACGACGTCGGACCGACGGGTGCGGACTCGTTCGTCGTCGTTTCGAACCGACAGCCGTACCGGCACGAGTACGAGTCGTCGGCCGACGACTCGAGCGTGACCGGTGGCGGACCGGCGTCCGGCGACGCCAGCACGGCCGGCGGCTCGTCGATGATCACTCGAGCGACGGACGCACGGACGATCAGCGTGGACCGTCCGACGGGTGGTCTGACCGCGGGGCTCGACCCCGTGTTGCAACGGGCTGGCGGCACCTGGATCGCCTGGGGCGACGGCGCCGCCGACCGCGAGGTGACCGACGACGACGGCTGCGTCCGCGTGCCGCCCGAAACCGAGGACTACACGCTGAAGCGGGTGTGGCTCTCCGAGGAGGCGGTCGACGCCTACTACCGCGGGTTCAGCAACCGGGTTCTCTGGCCGCTGTGTCACGAGTTCCCCGGGGTCGTCGAGTCTCGACCGGGCGACCTCGAGTGTTACCGGTCCGTCAACAAGGAGTTCGCCGACGCCGTCGTCGAACGCGTCGACGAGGACGCGGTCGTCTGGCTCCAGGACTACCACTTCGGGCTCGCACCGGCGATGATTCGGGCGGCCGTCCCCGACACGGTGACGATCGCGCAGTTCTGGCACATCCCGTGGCCCTCAGCCGACGTCTTTCAGCACTGTCCCGCCAGGGACGAACTGCTCGAGGGCCTGCTCGGGAACGACCTGCTCGGCTTCCACGTCGATCGGTACTGTGAGGCGTTCCTCGAGTGCGTCGAGCGGTTCGTCCCCGGCGCGAACGTCGACTGGGGCCGCCGGGCCGTCCGGTACGGCGGGTCCGAAACGCGGCTCGTGGCGGAGCCGATGGGCGTCGACGCGGCGGCGTACGATCGAACGTGCCGGTCAGTCGACGTGGACCGCTGGGAGTCGTTCCGGACGCAACACGACATACCAGCGGGGAACGCGATCGGCCTCGGCGTCGACCGGCTCGACTACACCAAGGGCATTCCGGAGCGACTTGCAGCCGTCGAGCGTCTCTTCGAGCGCAGCCCGGAGTGGCGCGGCGAGTTCACGTTCGTCCAGAAGTCGACGCCGAGCAGAACGGAGATCCCGGCGTACGAGGGACATGGCGAGTACGTCCGAAACGAGGTCGAGCGGATCAACGATCGCTTTGGAACCGACGACTGGCAGCCGATCGTCTACACCGAGGAGTACCTCGATCACGAGGCGCTCTGTGCGCTCTACCGCCGCGCGGACGTGATGATCGTCAGCCCGCTGGTCGACGGGATGAACCTCGTCGCCCAGGAGTACGCCGCCTCCTGCGTGGACGGCGACGGCGCGCTCCTTCTGAGTCACACCGTCGGGAGCCACGACCTCCTCGGCGACTCGGCGTACACGATCGACCCGAGACGGCGGGAGGCGTTTTCGGAGACGCTCGAGACGGCACTGTCGGCCCCGTCGTACGAACGAGCGCAACGGCTGACCGACCTCCGTGAGCGGGTGTTCGAGAACGACCTCGAGTCGTGGATGGACGCCCAGTTCGACGAGCTGAGCCGGCTTCACGGCTCGAGCGTGATCGCCGGGAGACCGGATGGTCGGCCACAACGGAGGTGA
- the otsB gene encoding trehalose-phosphatase: MSKTEPRSIAERLPALRNDLREASELLVCLDFDGTLAPIVDEPDDATPTPANAAALEALAAEESVSTAIVSGRALTDVRQRVDGPSTFAGNHGLELERDGSVGVHPVARERATLVEEVCSALEVALESIPGAAVENKRLTGTVHVRSTPPAARPVVERLTKASVERFGDDALDLSRGKRVLELGPSVPWGKGDAIELLQERRSDGAYTIYVGDDVTDESAFRAVEPDGLGVRVGDDRPTAASCRVASPTAVATLLRWLATVGVELLEGRTRRRSVAPALRAPGGYVGTRLGASSLSTGWMGSDEG; encoded by the coding sequence ATGTCGAAGACGGAGCCGCGGTCGATCGCCGAGCGGCTGCCAGCACTCCGGAACGACCTCCGCGAGGCATCCGAACTGCTCGTCTGCCTCGACTTCGACGGGACGCTCGCCCCGATCGTCGACGAGCCGGACGACGCGACGCCGACGCCGGCGAACGCGGCGGCGCTCGAGGCACTCGCTGCTGAGGAGTCGGTCTCGACGGCGATCGTTAGCGGGCGCGCGCTGACCGACGTCCGCCAGCGGGTCGACGGGCCGTCGACGTTCGCGGGCAACCACGGCCTCGAGCTCGAACGCGACGGCTCGGTCGGAGTCCATCCCGTCGCACGCGAGCGCGCGACGCTCGTCGAGGAGGTCTGTTCGGCGCTCGAGGTCGCGCTCGAGTCGATCCCCGGAGCCGCCGTCGAGAACAAGCGCCTGACCGGGACCGTTCACGTCAGATCGACCCCACCTGCGGCGAGACCGGTCGTCGAACGGCTCACGAAAGCCAGCGTCGAGCGGTTCGGAGACGACGCGCTCGACCTCTCGAGGGGGAAGCGGGTCCTCGAGCTCGGCCCGTCGGTACCGTGGGGAAAAGGCGACGCCATCGAACTCCTCCAGGAGCGCCGAAGCGACGGGGCGTACACGATCTACGTCGGCGACGACGTCACCGACGAGTCGGCGTTTCGCGCCGTCGAGCCCGACGGACTCGGTGTCAGAGTGGGCGACGACCGCCCGACGGCGGCCTCCTGCCGGGTCGCGTCGCCGACGGCGGTCGCGACACTGCTGCGCTGGCTCGCGACCGTTGGCGTCGAGCTACTCGAGGGACGAACGCGACGACGCTCCGTTGCACCGGCGCTGCGTGCACCAGGCGGCTACGTTGGCACTCGGCTCGGTGCGTCCTCACTGTCGACTGGGTGGATGGGGTCAGACGAAGGGTAG
- a CDS encoding winged helix-turn-helix domain-containing protein: MKLRQPTDFLILEELEDKGRNVATNLAHHTGKSRKNINTRLPVLEDYGLVQKIGPAERSGLYEITSLGKAALVYQDQYDEVDDFEGLIEGPSPTSADNAAEEAFARGEEETSDDDAKQ; this comes from the coding sequence GTGAAACTCCGACAGCCAACTGACTTCCTGATCCTCGAGGAACTCGAGGACAAGGGCCGGAACGTCGCGACGAATCTCGCACACCACACGGGAAAGAGCCGAAAGAACATCAACACGCGACTCCCGGTGCTCGAAGATTACGGTCTCGTCCAGAAGATCGGGCCGGCAGAGCGGTCCGGACTGTACGAGATCACGTCGCTCGGAAAGGCCGCGCTCGTCTACCAGGACCAGTACGACGAGGTAGACGATTTCGAGGGCCTCATCGAGGGGCCGAGCCCGACGAGCGCCGACAACGCCGCCGAGGAGGCGTTCGCCCGGGGCGAAGAGGAGACGTCCGACGACGACGCAAAGCAGTAA
- a CDS encoding threonine ammonia-lyase: MPTHYEPVDSPDSTTVFPYHELTPPTTADVYRARRIVRQHLPRTPLVRSEALSEAYAADVYLKREDVLPTGAFKVRGGITLVSQLEEEFRDRGLIAASTGNHGQSVAYAGREFDVPVVIAVPEDANPAKVEAIERFGARVEHHGADFDEAREWAERQATTEGYRYVHSANEPALVAGVGTAGLEVVEDCPDVDYVCCPVGGGSGAAGYCLTVGELTDAEVIGVQSAAAPGLYHAWRDGHLEPHTSMETFAEGLATRVPFAVTMAVLRERLDRFVLADDADLEAAMRRLLFDEHVVVEGAGAASVAALERLGEEVAGSTVVVQLSGRNLSRAKLVDLVTEA, from the coding sequence ATGCCGACTCACTACGAACCGGTCGACTCGCCCGACTCGACGACGGTGTTTCCGTACCACGAGCTAACCCCGCCGACGACGGCGGACGTCTACCGTGCACGCCGGATCGTTCGACAGCACCTCCCGCGGACGCCGCTGGTTCGCAGCGAAGCCCTGTCCGAAGCGTACGCCGCCGACGTCTACCTGAAACGTGAGGACGTCCTTCCCACGGGAGCGTTCAAGGTCCGTGGCGGGATCACGCTCGTCTCACAGCTCGAGGAGGAGTTTCGCGACCGGGGGCTGATCGCCGCGAGCACCGGCAACCACGGTCAGTCGGTCGCCTACGCCGGCCGCGAGTTCGACGTTCCGGTCGTGATCGCCGTCCCCGAGGACGCGAATCCGGCCAAGGTCGAGGCGATAGAACGGTTCGGCGCGCGCGTCGAACACCACGGTGCGGACTTCGACGAGGCCCGGGAGTGGGCCGAGCGTCAGGCGACGACGGAAGGCTATCGCTACGTTCACTCGGCCAACGAGCCGGCGCTCGTCGCCGGCGTCGGGACCGCCGGCCTCGAGGTCGTCGAGGACTGCCCCGACGTCGACTACGTCTGCTGCCCGGTCGGTGGCGGCAGCGGCGCGGCCGGCTACTGTCTCACCGTCGGCGAACTCACCGACGCCGAGGTGATCGGGGTCCAGTCGGCGGCCGCACCCGGCCTGTATCACGCCTGGCGCGACGGCCACCTCGAGCCCCACACGTCGATGGAGACGTTCGCGGAAGGGCTGGCCACGCGCGTCCCGTTCGCGGTGACGATGGCAGTCCTTCGCGAGCGACTCGATCGGTTCGTCCTCGCCGACGACGCCGACCTCGAGGCGGCGATGCGCCGGCTGCTGTTCGACGAGCACGTCGTCGTGGAAGGGGCCGGCGCGGCGAGCGTCGCCGCGCTCGAGCGCCTCGGCGAGGAGGTGGCTGGATCGACCGTCGTCGTCCAGCTCTCCGGGCGGAACCTCTCGAGGGCGAAGCTCGTCGATCTCGTGACCGAGGCGTAG